In Aestuariirhabdus haliotis, the genomic window TCATAGCCCTAAATCCTCTAGGCACATAACAGTTCATTCATAAGACCTTACAAGGTCGCATACATTGCAAGGTAACTCCGAACCCTATCCTTACAATAATGCAGAGGGTGCACAAGCGGCTTTGGCCTGAATATGCACACCAAAGTACGTTGGCTTTGATTTTTTCCGTGCCAAGCCAATGCGAATATTAGTACGAGCTAACCGCGGTTGATTACGCGTCTCTTGTTCTACCCAGCTGAATCAGCACCACACCCACAATTACCAATATGACCCCGGGTAGTAATACCCAGTCAAACAGCTGGGGTTCCAGGTAGAAACTCATAGCCATCACAAACACGGGCGTGAGCAAACTGTAGGCGGAGGTGCGTGCCGGGCCCAGGGTGATGGCGCCCAGTTGTTGCAGGAAAAAACTCAGCAGGGTGGTGAACAGGGCAAGGTAGGCCAACCCCCAGTACACCGATGCGGGCAGTTGATGCCACTGGCGCCAGCGTTGCGCTGTTGTTGAAGGGTTTGGCTCCATAGAAAGTTGAGAAACCAGTGAGAACATCAGCAGCAACAGGGTAGCCATCAGAATCACCCAAAAGGTCATTACCGCTACGGGCTCTTCCCGGTGCCAACGTTTGACCAGCGGTTGATAGGCGCCCAAAAACAGGCAGCCAATCATAAAGATGGCGTCCCCCTGGCTGAACTGTAGCTGCGCCAGCGCCGCCAGGTCTCCACGAAAGACCACCCAGAGGGCGCCCGCTGTGCCCAGCACCAGGCCCAGTATAAGCAGCGGCCCACTTCGCTCGCCATTAAGCAGGCGCGCATAGATCGCCGCCAATGCTGGCACGCTGGTAAAGAGCGCGCCGCTATTGAGCACGCTGCTGGTTTCAAGGCTGGCGAACATACAACAGAAGAACACAGCCAGCGGCAGTGCCAGGGCAGTATAGACGCGCAGCCGCTCAAAGCCCGGCCAGGTCAGGCCAAAGCGGTGCACAATGTAGGGAGCAAACAGCAGGCTGGCCAAGGCAAAACGCAGTAGCATCAGTTGTCCTGAATTTAGTGATGGGTCTGTCTGATTAAGGCTTTGCATCATCTCCCCGCCGACCGGAAAGGACCCGGCTACCAGCACGGTCATCAGCAATAACAGCGCATGAACGTAAAGGTAAGAAGGGGGCTGGTTGTGAGTGCTCTGGTGCATGGGGTGTACCGGTTGATGATGGCCTGACAAGCATAACTTGTCGCTTATTGACCGATAATCCGTCTTGGGGAAGAATGACTGTTGAGAAAAAGTTAACAACAACGGGTGAAAGGTTGTATGGACGGTAAACTGGAAGGCTTCGGCGCGTTGCCGGTTTTTGTGGCGGTGGTGGAAGCCGGTGGTTTTTCTCCGGCGGCCCGGCAGTTGGGGATCTCGAAATCGGCGGTCAGCAAGCGCATGACCTTGCTGGAGCAGCAGCTGGGAGTGAAACTGCTGCACCGCACCACACGTAAGCTGAGCCTGACCGAGGCTGGTGAGCATTACTTCGAGCACGCGGCCAAGGCGTATCGGGCGGCACGAGACGCCGAAGATGCGGTGTTGCAACTGCAGGGGGAACCCCAGGGCCGGTTGCGTATTAACACCCCGATGTCCTTTGGCCGCTTGCACATCGCGCCTATGATGCCGGCTTTTCTCAAACGCTACCCAAAGATCAGTATCGATATGGTGATGGATGACAAGACGGTGGATCTGGTCGATGGTGGTTTTGATCTGGCGATCCGCGCCGGTGACCTGGTCGATTCCAGCCTTATCGCGCGACCGCTGGCGCCACTGCGCAGCATGCTGTGCGCCTCCCCGGCTTATCTGGCCGAGCAGGGGACACCGGGCACATTGTCCGAGCTGGCCGAGCACAATTGCCTGGTGTTCAGCTATTCCAACGATGTGAAGGAGTGGACCTTTATCAAACCGGAGGGCAACGGGGCAGCACCACGGAAAGAAACGGTGGCGGTCAATGGCAATTTTCGAGTCAATAACAGCGAGGCGTTGCGAGAGCTGATGCTGCGAGGTGTCGGCATAGGTCGCCTGCCCACCTTTGTCACCGGCCCTGATATTCGCAGTGGCCAGCTGGTGCAGCTGTTCCCCGAATATGAGATGCCCAGCATTACCATGAACGCGGTGTTTCTTGAGCGGCAATATATGCCGGCCAAAGTACGGGCGTTTCTGGATTTTGCCCTGGACTACTTTGGCGGCGACACCCCCTACTGGGACCGGTAACGCAGCGGCTGTAAAGGGTTGATAACGGAGATAACGGAATAGGGCTGATAAGGGAATAGGGCTGATAAGTGAATAGTGCCGGCCGAGGCATAGCATCGCCCGCGGGCATTGGCTGATTAACGATAGGAGTTGTTTGGGTTTATTGGTAAGAATAACTCAACAATTATTTTCATGTTTGCTGGCTTATCCTGTTTTAAGAAACAATCTACACTGCTTTTCCATCAACTGACGACTCAGAGCGCTTGTCGCTAAGGAAAAGCCATGGAACTCTTTACTGCTATTGCCACCCGCCGTGCCGTTAAACATTACGATGCCGACGCCGTTATGCCCGACGCCGATTTTCGCCAGCTGATGGCTGCGACCTTGCTGTCTCCAACCAGTTACAACATTCAGCACTGGCGCTTTGTACGAGTGACCGACCGAACGCAGCGAAAACAGTTGCAGGATGCGGCCTGGGGGCAGGAGCAGGTATCCCGCGCCAGTGAATTGATTGTGCTCTGTGCCGATACCCAGGCCTGGCAGGATCGCCCCGAGCGTTACTGGGCCGATGCCCCGCAGGCGGCGCAAGAGATGTTGGTACCCATGCTGAAAGATTTTTACCGTGGCCGTGAACAGGTGCAGCGCGACGAAGCCATGCGCTCCTGCGGCATGGCGGCGCAAACACTTATGCTGGCCGCCAAGGCGTTGGGTTATGACAGCTGCCCGATGATCGGGTTCGATGCCGATGCGGTGGCCGAACGGATTAATCTGCCAGAACAGCATGTGATCGGCATGATGATCGCGGTTGGCAAAGCGGCCAAGCCCGCCAATGGTCGGGGAGGGCAATTGACACTGGATGAGGTGCTGATGGAAAACCGTTTTTAACTGGCTGGATGTTGGGGACCCTTTTTTGCGAGCAATCATCGCTTGATGCAGGGCTAAGGGTCTTCACCCAAAAACAGCGCTATCTGTTGGCCGGCGCGATGCGCTTTGTCGTGGCGGCAAAGGTTTTTATCTCATCCTTGCTGTACGGTGTATGAACTCTTTTGCTCGATGGCGGTTGATGTTCCAGGCAGACATTGTCACGACGCGCTGTTTTAGGGCGAATAGGTCGGTGCATAAAACCGCCGCCACAGTTTGGGCAAACATTTTCCAGTATCTCATCGACGCATTGTTGGCAGAATGTGCACTCATAGGTGCAGATCATCGCCTCTGTGGAATCGGGCGCTAAATCCTTATCGCAGCATTCACAGTTGGGGCGGATTTGTAGCATGGTTTTTAGATGCTCCTTGCATTGAAATAATCAATGCTGTCCGGGATTTTCATCATCAACAAGCTGAGCGGATATCGGTAGGTGCGCGATGATCGGTTCAATTTTTAATCATTGCTTAGTATTTAAAATGTGACTCGTTAACCCTGTCTGTGCGGGTTATTGCTGAATAACTGGTGTAAACTGGCGCGATAAATATTCATTCAGTGTATGGGTTGTACTCTTTAATGTCTCGTATTTTAAAAGCTCTTATCTTGTTAAGCATCGTGCTGGTTTCTCTGGGTTATCATTTTAGGGGTTCCATTGCGGCTTCATGGTATGAAAGGTCTGGTTCTGAAACAGCTAATGAACAATTAATTGATCAGGTAGAGCAGTATCTGAGTTCGTGGGGCGAAACGCTTAATGATGAACGGTTTTACCACAAATTGAAGATACTCAGTGAGCAGTATTGGGTCTCGTGGCATGGAATGTTCGAGACAGAAAGGCTCATTCCGGAACATTCAATTTCTGGTCAACAATACCTGCAGATGTTGCTGGATAAACAGTATGAACGTCTGACAGAAGCGCTGGAGCCACATCTTGTACCGTCGAATGAAGAACAAAGTGTGGAGATGCAATATGCGCTTAATGCATTGGACCGGGATGAAGTCTGGTTGCAATCCTATTTTGATGAATGGGTTGAGGCGACGCCTACGAAAGCTGTTCCTTATCTTGCCAGAGCTGATTATTTATTGACTCAGGGCTTGTTGGCCCGGGGGACGGATTATATTCGCAATACCCCGGAATATAACCTTGTAAAGATGCGCATGCTGTTTGAATTAAGCATGAAAGATCTCAACAAAGTTAAAAGCATCAATGATCAGACTGCGTACCCTTATGCGATACAACTCAATATTGCGATGAGGCAGGGTAGTGCTGTTTCAAAGAGAAGCATTTATGAGCAGGGGGTTAAGCGGGATCCGGAATTGAATTGGATTTACAGTACCTATCTGTCAACTCTGGCACCTAAATGGGGAGGGAGTGCTCAACAAGAAAAGCAGTTTATTGAAGAGTTGCGTTCCAAATACCAGACTTACCCATGGCTTAAGTCAAATGAAGTGTCCTGGATGATTGATCAGGTAGACGCTTTACCAGGAAAAGCCTGTGACAAAATAGCGGAATATCAAAGAGCCTATGATTTCTACACTAATAGCTGGAGTAGTTATAATTTAGGTCGTGCCTACAGTTGTGATCTGCAATTTGATGAAGCATTAGGATACCTTAGAGAATCTGTTGAGCGTTGGCCCTATCAGGCTATTGCGTGGAGATTAATAGGTGCCATTCAACATAAATTAGGTGATTCAGAAAGTGCTTTGGAATCCACCAGGATTGCGGCTCATTTGGATCCTTCGGATGATTTTTCGTTTTTTCAATTGGGTAATATCTCACTTTATCTTGAGCGATATGAGCGGGCAATTGTGGCCTACAATAAAGCCATCAAAGCAAACCCTGAAAAATCTGATTATTCTCAGTATCTGGAGCTGGCGGAAAACTTTCTGGCAAATCCTGGTAGCCCTCATGATTTATATTTACTGAAAGATTCCTGGGGTGGGATGGTTTCTAAAACTACTTATGTGAAAGGGCGTAAAGAGGGGAAAGCGATCATCTACGATGATCACAACAATCCGAAAGAGTATAGGTTGTATGAAAATGATGTTTTCACGAAGCTGACCCGATTACACCCCGATGGTAGTGTGTCTACAGTGCTTAGCATTAAGGGTGATAAGATCGATGGCCCTTACCAGGAGATCTCTGTTTCTGGCAATGTGATTTCAACCGGAGTACTTGATGCTGGTTTGCCGGAAGGAGATATGAATGTTTTCTTTGAGAATGGCCAATCTCTTTTGACTAACCATTATCAGAAAGGGAAAAAGCTTACGCCAACCAAATTTAATGTGCCCGCGCAGAATCTTAATGGGGTGACCGGGGTTTCAATAGCATCGGGGGCCATGTCCCATATAGGGTCTCCACTCAATCAAACCTCAAAATTCAGTTTTGATGGCGATCCTATCTTTATCTATACGGCTCTCGATGGCATCCAAGGGCAAGATAATAAACTGAACGTAGAATTCTTTGACGCGGCGGGAAATCGTGCTTTTGAATATTTGACCGTATTGCAAAATAGCGGAGATGGTTTTAATTTTAGTTCTGTCTATTACACTCCGGATCCCGCTAAGGATCAGCCGGGAGAGTGGACGGTAACAGCTTCTCTAAATTCTGAGTTATTTGATAGCTATACCATTTCCGTCAACGACCGGTAAATGAATTTTGATTGTATAAGATCGTAGTTTTTTTAAGTGCGATCGGCCTTGCGTTGGTGGTTACCCTGAAAGCTTAGGGGTGTGTCCAAGGTAAGGCTTTTCCCTTCCCCCCCCCTAAGTGCTAAATCTTTATCGCAGTATTTGCAGCTGGAGCGGAGTTGTAGCATGGTGGGTAGCCTCCTTGTATCGAAATAACTCTTATTAAAAATATAATCTTACTATATTTAGAGTTAAATATTGGGGGTGAGCTTTTAATTGGATTTCAGATGCTGACCGATTATGGGGTGGTAGAGATTGCAATTTAGAGGGGGTGATTAGGACTGTCAGTAATTTTTTGAGAGAGTTATAGGAAGGGTTCTTGTTCTGGGGCTGATCAATCTTTTCCAGCTTTAATTAAATGTACTGAGAATATCTTGCCATGTTTCACCAAGTGCAGAAAATCGATCATTATTGTGTGAGATTATAATTAGTTCGCCTGCTATAAATACTAAAACTGAAAACACTGAGGCTACTGTGATTTGATTTGTTCTGGTTGTGACTGTTTTCCAATCCCAGGCTAGATAAATGACAGGAGAAAAAGCAACGATTCCCCATAGTAGAGTTTGGAATGCAAAGATTCCGATCGTGATTATTGTCATTATGGCCAGAATAGGGATAAGAAATACTAATGCTAGACCCATTTTTTTTGTACCTATACTTATTGAAATATGCTGCTAAGTTTTATTATTTCTATTGAATTTTCTGGTTTTTCTATTGCAGGAACTATTAGGGAGTGCTGATTAATCCATGCAGAACCCAAATAGTCTGTAAGGAATAAATCATTGAGGACAACTCTAATGTCTTCTGCTGTTCTTGCCTTCAATAGAATATGAGTTAACCCCCATAATCTATTTATTTTAATTGGCGCATGGCTCATCTGGTTCGGCTCCCCATTCTTATTTACTGTCAGCTATTAACTTACCAGCGATGCGCTCGAATTTTAATTTGATCCCTGGCATATGGGCTTAACAGCGGGTTAAAAGGCAAAGCTTTCTTTACCTTTAAGGGCGGAATTAATTTTTTGGGGTTCAAACTTTACGTGTATGCATGAGGGAGATTCCATTCTTGATTCAACCGGTCCGTGGTTGATGTTAGTGTCATAGCGACTTGGCTATTACTGAATAATTATGTTTATTAAATCATGGAGAGAGAGGTGATAAAAGCAGTGTTTTTACACACTGCTCCCCGCCATCGCATTACCCACCCGCGACCCATTACTACGTCCCAAAGCCTGGGTAATAAACTGACCGGTTTCGACCAGCTTGGTCAGGTCGATACCATGCTCGATGCCCAGTCCATTTAACAGATAGACCACATCTTCGGTGGCGACATTACCCGAGGCGCCTTTGGCGTAGGGGCAGCCCCCCAGGCCGGCAACGGAACTGTCGATCACTCGTATGCCGCGTAGAAGGGATGCATAAATATTGGCAATGGCCTGACCGTAAGTGTCGTGCAGGTGCACAGCCAATTGATCGATGGGGACCTCTTTGGCGACCGCGTCGAGCATGACATTAACGCTGGCCGGTGTACCGACACCAATGGTGTCGCCCAGGGATATTTCGTAGCAGCCCAGCTCCAGCAACTGCCGGGAGACTCGGGCAACGAGGCTGGGATCCACCTCGCCCTCGTAAGGGCAACCCACCACGCAGGAGACGTAACCCCGCACCGGTACGCCGGCCTTGCGAGCCACGTCCATCACCGGGGTAAAGCGTTGCAGGCTTTCATCGATCGAGCAGTTGATGTTTTTCTGACTGAAGGCTTCGGAGGCGGCGGCAAAAATGGCCAGCTCGGAAGCGCCCACTTCGAGTGCCCGTTCGGCGCCTTTCAGGTTGGGGGTAAGTGCGGCGTAGCTGACCTCATCCTGACGTTTCATTGCACGAAACACTTCGTCGCTGCCCGCCATCTGGGGCACCCACTTGGGGTTTACAAAACTGCCGGCTTCGATGGTACGCAAACCGGCCCTGGCCAACCGCTCTATCAGTTGTACTTTTACCTCGGTACTGATCGGCTGCTGCTCGTTTTGCAAGCCATCACGGGGGCCGACTTCGACGATGCGCACGCGCGTGGGTAATCTGTCCATTGCGTTTTCCTCTCGTGATATGGCCTTATGCCGGATTGGTTTCGAACTCTACCAGTTCGCTACCGCCATCGACCAGATCACCACTGTTATAGAAGAAAGAAACCACCCGGCCATCGGCGGGGGCACGAATACTGTGCTCCATCTTCATCGCCTCCATCACCAGCAGGGCATCGCCCTTGGCAACCTCGCTGCCGGGTTCGACCAGCAGCGTCACGATGGTGCCATTCATGGGAGCGCTCAGGCCACCGGCATTCTGGTCGCTGTCCTGGTCACCCAGATCCGGTTTCTGCAATCGAAAACTGATCGCGTTGTTCGCGGTGTAAAGGCTGATTATGCCGTCGTGTTCGCTGACTGTGGCGTTCAGCTGGTAACCGTCGAGGTTGGCCCGCAGCTGGTTACCCTCCAGCACGCCTCGGGCATCACTGCAATAGGTCGCATCAGAGCCGGTGATACGGTAGCCGCAACCCGCGCCGCTGCGACGTTGCTCTACGGTTAAGGGGTACGCCTGCTCGTGCAGCAACAACGTAAAATCCTGTTGGCTGGGCGCATTGAGTCGCCAGCCGTCGGTGTTGTGCCAGGGCGATGAGGGGTCGCGCGAATGCCCGGCCGATTGCTCGGCGCTTTGTTGCTGGCGTAACACCAGATAGAGTGCTGCCAGTGGCAGATCCTGACCAAGGCGCTCCTCGCCGTCGAGGAAAATCGCTGCATGGTGTTTGTCGATAAAGCCGGTATCGAGATCGGCATCGCGGAACGGCTGGCAATTGGCCAGGTTGTAGAGAAATTCCAGGTTGGTGGTCATGCCACTGATGCGGTATTCACCCAGTGCACGGGTTAGTCGTGACAGTGCGCGATCACGATCTTCATCCCACACAATCAATTTGGCGATCATGGGATCATAGAAAACACTCACTTCATCGCCTTGGCGCACGCCCGAATCCACCCGCACATGCTGACTGTTAACCGGTGGCTGCAAAAAGCTCAAGGTGCCGGTGACGGGCAGAAAATCGTTGTCGGGATCTTCGGCGTAGACGCGGGCCTCAAAAGCATGGCCATGAATACGCAGCTCCTGTTGTTGCAGAGGCAGGGGTTCGCCACTGGCCACCCGCAGCTGCCATTCCACCAGATCCTGACCGGTGATCATTTCGGTGACCGGATGCTCAACCTGCAGGCGTGTATTCATCTCCATAAAATAAAAGGAACCATCACTATCGAGCAGGAACTCGACGGTGCCAGCGCCTTCATAATCGATCGCCTGGGCGGCCCGAATCGCCGCTTCACCCATCTGCTGACGCAGGGCCTCATGCATGCCGGGGGCCGGGGCTTCCTCAATCACTTTCTGGTGCCGGCGCTGGACCGAGCAATCCCGTTCAAACAGATAGACCGCGTTACCCTGTTGGTCGCAAAACACCTGAATTTCCACATGGCGTGGCTGCGTCAGGTATTTTTCAACCAGCATGCGATCGTCGCCAAAGGCATTCAGGGATTCACGCTTGGCGGCGGCCAGGGCCTCGTCAAATTCGTCGGCGCTCCAGACCTGGCGCATGCCCTTACCACCACCGCCTGCGGTGGCTTTGAGCAGTACTGGATAACCCATCTCGTCGCTGGCCTGTTTCAGCAAAGCGGGGCTCTGGTCGTCGCCGTGGTAACCAGGCACCAGCGGCACACCGGCTTTTTCCATAATCTGTTTGGCGGCCGACTTCGAACCCATGGCTTCAATAGCGCCCACGGGCGGGCCAATAAACACCAGCTTTTCTTGCTTACAGCGGTTACAGAAGTCGGCGTTTTCCGACAAAAAACCATAACCCGGATGTATCGCCTGAGCGCCGGTGCGCAGCGCGGCCTCAATCACCTTGTCACCCAGCAGGTAGGATTCGCGAGACGGCGCAGCCCCTATATGGACGGCTTCGTCGGCCATGGTGACGTGCAGGGCATCGCGATCGGCATCGCTGTAAACCGCCACCGTGGAGATGCCCAGGCGTTGGGCGGTGCGAATAACCCGGCAGGCAATTTCGCCCCGATTGGCAATCAGTATCTTGTTGAACATGCTGACTTACTCCTTGATCCAGGGGGCCGGTTGTTTGTCGAGAAAAGCGCCCAGACCCTGTTGCCCTTCATCGGATACGCGAATGGTGGCGATGCGTTCGCTGGTACTGGCGATCAGGTCGTCATTGATGTTGCGGCCCGCCACATCAAACAGCAATTGCTTGGCGGCGGCGACCGCCTGTGGGCCGTTTTGCAGCAGCTGCTGGATGATCTCCTCCAGCTGGCTATCAAGCTCCTCTTCATCGACCACTTCGCTGACCAGTCCCAGGTTGAGGGCGCGCTCGGCACTGAAACGCTCGGCGCTGATAAAATAACGCCGCGCGGCGCGTTGTCCGATGGCATTGATCACATAGGGCGAGATAGTTGCCGGCACCAGACCGATGCGTACCTCGCTGAGGCAGAAGCTGGCACGGCTGGCGGAGATGGCTATATCACAACAACTGACCAGGCCTACAGCGCCACCAAAGGCAGCACCCTGAACGCGAGCAATGGTCGGTTTCGGCATGCTGTTAAGCAGCTTCAACATATTGGCCAGGGCGTTAGCGTCACGCAGATTTTCCTCAAACGAATAGCCCGCCATGCGCTTCATCCAGTTAAGGTCTGCACCGGCGGAAAAACTGCGCCCGGTGGAGGCCAGTACCAGGGCTCGAACGCTATTGTCTGCTGATAAAGAGGTAAAACAATCGCTTAGCGAAGCGATCATTGTGTCGTCAAAAGCGTTGTGTTTATCCGGGTTGTTCAGGGTGACGGTAGCAATTCCCCGGCTATCAATTTCACAGATTACAGTTTCGTTAGACATGATATTAGCTCATTATTTTATGTCGTCTTAACGACTCAATTACATGCGGAAAACACCGAAGCGCGTGTCATCAATTTCCTTGTTCATAGCGGCAGAAATAGACAGGCCCAATACCATGCGGGTATCCGCCGGATCGATCACGCCGTCATCCCACAGGCGCGCCGAGGCAAAATAGGGGTGACCCTGATGCTCGTAAGTATCGATGATGGGTTGCTTGAAACGTTGTTCTTCACTGTCGCTCCAGGCCTCGCCTCGCTTCTCTTTCTGGTCCCGTTTAACCTGAGCCAGTACGCCTGCGGCCTGTTCGCCACCCATAACCGAAATACGGGCATTGGGCCACATAAACAGAAAGCGCGGGTCGTAGGCACGGCCACACATACCATAGTTTCCGGCGCCAAAAGAGCCGCCGATCAGTACGGTGAATTTGGGCACTTGAGCGCTGGCGACAGCGGTGACCATCTTGGCACCATGCTTGGCGATACCGCCTTGCTCGTATTGCGAGCCGACCATAAAGCCGGTGATGTTCTGCAGGAACAGCAGGGGGATTTTTCGTTGCGCGCAGAGTTCGATAAAGTGCGCGCCTTTTTGCGCCGATTCGCTGAACAGAATGCCGTTGTTGGCAACAATACCTACCGGGTAGCCGAAGATGCGGGCAAAGCCGCACACCAGTGTGGTGCCGTAAAGCGCTTTGAATTCGTCGAATTCCGAGCCATCAACCAGTCGTGCAATGACTTCACGCACGTCGTAAGGCTGGCGAGCATCCTTGGGAATAATGCCGTACAGGTCTTGTGCATCAAACAGGGGCTCAACCACCGGGGCCACATCGCATTGCTGGGGCTTGACCCGGTTAAGGCGGGATACCGCCTGGCGGGCCAGTTGCAGGGCGTGGTGATCGTTTTGCGCGTAATGATCGGCCACGCCGGAGGTGCGACAGTGCACGTCAGCGCCGCCGAGTTCTTCTGCGCTGACCACTTCGCCGGTAGCGGCTTTGACCAGGGGCGGTCCGCCGAGAAAAATGGTGCCCTGTTCGCGCACGATGATCGACTCGTCGGCCATGGCAGGTACATAAGCGCCACCCGCAGTACAGGAACCCATGACTACGGCGATCTGTGGAATGCCCTGCGCCGACATATTGGCCTGGTTAAAAAAGATGCGGCCAAAGTGTTCGCGATCGGGAAACACCTCATCCTGCTGTGGCAAATTGGCGCCGCCGGAATCGACCAGATAGATACAGGGCAGATTGTTTTCCCGGGCGATGGTTTGCGCACGCAGATGTTTCTTGACGGTTAACGGGTAATAGGTGCCGCCCTTGACGGTGGCATCGTTGGCAACAATGACGCACTCTTCGCCGCTGACCCGCCCGATGCCGGTAATGATGCCCGCGCCCGGGACATGATCGTCGTATACCTCATGGGCGGCGAGCTGGGAAAACTCCAGAAAGGGCGCGCCGGGGTCCAGTAACCCTTGTACGCGATCTCGAGGCAATAATTTGCCTCGAGAAAGATGACGATCTCTTGCTTTTTCTCCGCCGCCGAGTTTTACGCCGTCGAGCTGTGTCTGCAGATCGTCAACCTGCGCCTGCATGTGTTGGCTGTTTTCCGCAAACTCGGCGCTGCGGGTATTGATGCCTGAAGTGAGTATCGCCATGGTAGTGGTTCCCCGACCCGAGTTACTTGGTTTCGTTAAACAGTTCGCGACCAATCAGCATGCGGCGGATTTCGCTGGTGCCGGCGCCAATTTCATACAGCTTGGCATCACGCAACAAGCGGCCGGTCGGGAACTCGTTGATGTAACCATTGCCGCCCAGGGTCTGGATCGCCTGCAGGGCCATCTGGGTAGCCCGCTCGGCGGTATAGAGAATCACGGCGGCAGCATCTTTACGGGATTCCTTACCCTTGTCGCACGCCTTGGCCACGGCATAGAGGTAGGCGCGGGAGGCACTGAGTTCGGTATACATGTCCGCCACCTTACCCTGCATCAGCTGGAATTCGCCGATCGACTGGCCGAACTGCTTACGGTCGTGGATATAGGGCACGACCACATCGAGGCAGGCTTGCATAATGCCGACCGGACCGCCGGAAAGCACGGTGCGTTCGTAGTCCAGACCGCTCATTAGCACCTTGACCCCTTCGCCTTCGTTACCGAGAATATTTTCGGCCGGTACTTTGCAATCCTGAAAGACCAGTTCGCAGGTGTTGGAGCCACGCATGCCCAGCTTGTCGAGTTTCTGGTGACGGCTAAAACCGGGGAAGTCACGCTCGACGATAAAGGCGGTCATGCCCCAGGCGCCTTTGGTCGTG contains:
- a CDS encoding carboxyl transferase domain-containing protein → MAILTSGINTRSAEFAENSQHMQAQVDDLQTQLDGVKLGGGEKARDRHLSRGKLLPRDRVQGLLDPGAPFLEFSQLAAHEVYDDHVPGAGIITGIGRVSGEECVIVANDATVKGGTYYPLTVKKHLRAQTIARENNLPCIYLVDSGGANLPQQDEVFPDREHFGRIFFNQANMSAQGIPQIAVVMGSCTAGGAYVPAMADESIIVREQGTIFLGGPPLVKAATGEVVSAEELGGADVHCRTSGVADHYAQNDHHALQLARQAVSRLNRVKPQQCDVAPVVEPLFDAQDLYGIIPKDARQPYDVREVIARLVDGSEFDEFKALYGTTLVCGFARIFGYPVGIVANNGILFSESAQKGAHFIELCAQRKIPLLFLQNITGFMVGSQYEQGGIAKHGAKMVTAVASAQVPKFTVLIGGSFGAGNYGMCGRAYDPRFLFMWPNARISVMGGEQAAGVLAQVKRDQKEKRGEAWSDSEEQRFKQPIIDTYEHQGHPYFASARLWDDGVIDPADTRMVLGLSISAAMNKEIDDTRFGVFRM
- a CDS encoding enoyl-CoA hydratase/isomerase family protein gives rise to the protein MSNETVICEIDSRGIATVTLNNPDKHNAFDDTMIASLSDCFTSLSADNSVRALVLASTGRSFSAGADLNWMKRMAGYSFEENLRDANALANMLKLLNSMPKPTIARVQGAAFGGAVGLVSCCDIAISASRASFCLSEVRIGLVPATISPYVINAIGQRAARRYFISAERFSAERALNLGLVSEVVDEEELDSQLEEIIQQLLQNGPQAVAAAKQLLFDVAGRNINDDLIASTSERIATIRVSDEGQQGLGAFLDKQPAPWIKE
- a CDS encoding isovaleryl-CoA dehydrogenase, whose amino-acid sequence is MNTSYPTLNFDLSEEIDMLRDAVYQFCQAELAPRAEEIDRSNEFPMDMWRKFGDMGLLGITVSEEYGGSNMGYLAHTIAMEEISRASASVGLSYGAHSNLCVNQIFKNGNEEQKRKYLPKLCSGEHIGALAMSEPNAGSDVVSMKLKAERQGEHYVLNGNKMWITNGPDANTYVIYAKTDTTKGAWGMTAFIVERDFPGFSRHQKLDKLGMRGSNTCELVFQDCKVPAENILGNEGEGVKVLMSGLDYERTVLSGGPVGIMQACLDVVVPYIHDRKQFGQSIGEFQLMQGKVADMYTELSASRAYLYAVAKACDKGKESRKDAAAVILYTAERATQMALQAIQTLGGNGYINEFPTGRLLRDAKLYEIGAGTSEIRRMLIGRELFNETK